In a genomic window of Ardenticatenales bacterium:
- a CDS encoding lantibiotic dehydratase, whose amino-acid sequence MTSQNTKSLPHHLISMPGGEWALWRWTGLRGTGFPTDGLLALADARTREAADAVLATDTEVDQASTLTLSLVNKALDDLRDAGEWENDARREPLLTALRSLKKGRLPTAPADAEVASALDALQAAIARQERAQEAYHRAFAAGLERISEAIRQVPADPHFREAVTWQNRKALHSGILNLLNDDGTGQRNKKQRQQEELIANYLQRYCAKNDTIGFFGPVGWARWGDEGETITAEPGRDLLEKRAVYFEGWCIDTLAQTIGQNKALRPWMNPRRLPFFDLEGNLLLAPSRPPMWLSPSTAAVLQACDGQHTARQLAQELLQRNIKGLQSEEDVWATLEELRQKKLIVWEFEIPLEPFPERRLRRLLGQIEDEALRQSALAALDELEEARDGVAAAAGDPFELDRALGYLETTFSRLTSTAPTRAHGQIYSGRTLVYEDCRRDVRLDLGPELLQSLGPPLSLLLTSARWFAYQVAERIRDMFWTVYTEMSAERGKNVISAFDFAARVQPHLMEKETSASSVVSRLYQQKWAEVLGMPAQTNRVHYDSQTIRPAILAAFDAPHSGWDYARYHSPDVMIVADSLEAIQRGDYQLVLGEIHATLNTLGAAFWLAQHPSPQDFFQAITSDLSGTHLTYAIPKNWPFMTTRTHRALLPDHSYFLAFGRDPIAADPSQIVPIGTMVITEDNGRLILQSRDGQLRFDLLEAFTLTLTYLLDGISDPFEATRRDGYMPRITIDNLVVARESWQIHVGDAPFANIKDEETRFLEARRWAQARGIPRFAFGRVSVERKPFYVDFDSPVYVNIMAKMIRRVAQDEKADPIFTIAEMLPRLDQTWLIDAKGQRYTSELRLVALDINGQTTSP is encoded by the coding sequence GTGACGAGTCAAAACACAAAATCTTTGCCCCACCACCTGATTTCCATGCCCGGCGGAGAGTGGGCTTTATGGCGGTGGACCGGGCTGCGGGGGACAGGCTTCCCTACCGACGGCCTCCTGGCCCTGGCTGACGCCCGAACAAGGGAAGCCGCCGATGCCGTTCTGGCGACCGATACAGAAGTAGACCAGGCATCTACGCTGACCCTGTCATTGGTCAACAAAGCCCTGGACGATCTGCGGGACGCGGGCGAATGGGAAAACGACGCCCGGCGCGAACCGCTGCTCACCGCTCTACGTAGCCTGAAAAAAGGGCGACTGCCCACAGCGCCAGCGGACGCCGAAGTTGCGTCCGCTCTGGATGCCCTGCAAGCAGCTATCGCCCGGCAGGAGCGCGCCCAGGAGGCTTATCACCGCGCGTTTGCCGCCGGGCTTGAGCGTATCTCGGAAGCGATCCGCCAGGTTCCTGCCGATCCCCATTTTCGTGAGGCCGTGACCTGGCAAAATCGGAAGGCCTTACACAGCGGTATCCTGAATCTGTTGAATGATGATGGCACGGGGCAGCGCAACAAGAAACAACGCCAGCAAGAAGAATTGATCGCCAATTATCTCCAGCGATACTGCGCCAAGAATGACACGATAGGCTTCTTCGGTCCGGTGGGATGGGCCAGATGGGGCGATGAGGGGGAAACGATCACGGCGGAACCGGGACGTGATCTATTGGAGAAACGGGCAGTCTACTTTGAAGGCTGGTGCATTGATACGTTGGCGCAAACAATCGGCCAGAACAAAGCCTTGCGTCCCTGGATGAATCCGCGCCGCCTGCCCTTTTTTGATCTGGAAGGTAATCTGCTGCTGGCTCCCTCGCGCCCACCAATGTGGCTTTCCCCAAGCACCGCCGCCGTTCTGCAAGCCTGCGACGGACAACATACCGCGCGGCAACTGGCTCAGGAGTTATTGCAACGGAACATAAAGGGTCTCCAAAGCGAGGAGGATGTCTGGGCGACGTTGGAAGAGCTGCGGCAAAAGAAGCTGATTGTGTGGGAATTTGAGATTCCATTGGAACCTTTTCCCGAACGTCGATTGCGCCGACTGTTAGGGCAAATTGAGGATGAGGCACTGCGACAGTCGGCGCTGGCGGCGTTGGATGAACTGGAAGAAGCGCGTGATGGGGTAGCGGCGGCGGCTGGCGATCCTTTCGAGCTAGATCGTGCGCTGGGTTACCTGGAAACGACCTTTAGCCGCCTGACGTCTACCGCGCCCACGCGCGCCCACGGGCAGATTTATAGCGGACGCACGCTCGTTTATGAGGATTGTCGGCGGGATGTGCGGTTGGATTTAGGCCCGGAGCTTTTGCAATCTTTGGGACCGCCGTTGTCTTTGCTGTTGACGAGTGCGCGTTGGTTTGCGTATCAGGTCGCCGAACGCATACGGGACATGTTTTGGACGGTGTATACGGAAATGAGCGCGGAAAGGGGAAAAAACGTCATCAGTGCGTTTGATTTTGCGGCTCGGGTTCAACCACACCTGATGGAAAAAGAGACGTCGGCTTCGAGTGTGGTCAGCAGGCTTTATCAGCAAAAGTGGGCGGAGGTTCTGGGAATGCCGGCACAAACCAACCGCGTCCACTATGACAGCCAGACAATTCGCCCGGCCATCCTGGCCGCGTTCGACGCCCCCCACAGCGGCTGGGACTATGCCCGCTACCACAGCCCCGACGTTATGATCGTCGCCGACAGTCTGGAAGCTATTCAGCGCGGCGATTACCAACTGGTATTGGGCGAAATTCACGCAACCCTGAACACGCTCGGCGCCGCTTTCTGGCTGGCGCAGCACCCTTCGCCACAAGACTTCTTCCAGGCCATCACCAGTGATTTATCCGGCACCCACCTGACCTATGCTATCCCCAAAAACTGGCCCTTTATGACGACGCGCACCCACCGCGCCCTTCTGCCAGACCACAGCTACTTTCTGGCATTTGGCCGGGACCCCATTGCCGCGGATCCATCCCAAATCGTCCCAATCGGCACGATGGTGATCACCGAAGACAATGGTCGCCTGATTCTGCAATCTCGAGATGGACAGTTGCGGTTTGACCTTCTGGAAGCCTTTACCCTGACGCTTACCTATTTATTGGACGGTATCTCGGATCCCTTCGAGGCAACAAGGCGTGATGGCTACATGCCGCGCATAACCATAGACAATCTCGTCGTGGCGCGTGAGTCCTGGCAAATCCACGTGGGCGATGCCCCTTTTGCCAACATCAAAGATGAGGAAACACGTTTTCTCGAAGCACGGCGATGGGCACAGGCGAGGGGAATACCCCGTTTTGCTTTTGGGCGGGTATCCGTGGAACGAAAACCCTTCTACGTGGATTTCGACAGCCCCGTCTACGTCAATATCATGGCGAAAATGATTCGCCGCGTGGCTCAAGATGAAAAGGCCGACCCCATTTTTACCATTGCGGAAATGCTGCCCCGTCTCGACCAAACCTGGTTAATCGATGCCAAAGGCCAACGCTACACAAGCGAACTCCGCCTGGTAGCGCTGGACATCAACGGGCAGACAACCTCACCGTGA
- a CDS encoding NHLP bacteriocin export ABC transporter permease/ATPase subunit, translating to MSTNTIETQVSQIENFELFLLSLRYKEGKLVEVEGNKPLLLDNPATAWVVYTGTIDVFAVPVANGHVTGTRRHLFRSGVGQVLFGLDMPRDTGTEWGLLVSGTPGTRLLQMPRTRLWQLATSLEYSNLVSAMLNDWVIGLSLGIVKGIVPKEYVLLETDEEAREVHLTDEQVALPKKGVLWVKCLEGQVQLMDRPELGWVNGDSFLPLTSHTWLRPEDEVRLQVIDTDTFSQQDDGWRSLTHFHNLVREAIIYNIGEEALVERRRLEEKATSRKTIMETTLRHLTLPLTQDYAALPAAVAGDTQEAILTACQLVGKAMNLDIQPHPRAARGQPPEIALKYIVKASRLRMREVGLRDEWWRTDSGPLLALTRGQRPVALLPTSARGYDLVDPAENTRTPVTREVADTLSPIAFSFYRPFPNRPLALKDLVKLGFQHSRRDLVSVFVLGLSMSLLALVTPIATGRIFNEYIPEANVSNLVQVGIGLLMLALTVGIFQIARGVAILRVQSKMDAVLQAAIWDRLLSLPTDFFHRYSAGDLGTRAMGLSDIRRMLSGYILTIILNTLFSVTNLVLLFFYSTQLALIGILLVLVALGVTLIAGIYNVRSQRALQEIQGKVAGTVLQLLTGVIKFRVAGAEHHAFSLWSKGFVEQKRRYYKGRTITNNLAAYNAAYPLITSLVIFAMVGLSSQSTLNTGNFLAFNLAFIQFFNAWFMLGAILVHVLGIIPTYERMQPILQAMPEVDESKRDPGELTGEIEVNHVSFRYKADGPMVLKDVSMHIKPGEFVALVGPSGSGKSTMLRMLLGFAQPESGGIYYDNQDLSDLDLQEVRRQVGVVLQNATLMPGDIYTNLIGSAPNLTIEDAWEATRMAGIEEDISQLPMGMHTVVSERGGNFSGGQRQRLLIARAMINKPRVLFFDEATSALDNRTQDIVSRSLEGLKATRVVIAHRLSTIINADRIYVFDKGEIIQTGSYAELMRQPGPFAELARRQIV from the coding sequence ATGTCTACAAACACGATTGAAACGCAGGTCAGTCAGATTGAAAACTTCGAGCTTTTCTTGCTCAGTTTGCGCTACAAAGAAGGAAAGCTGGTGGAAGTAGAAGGGAACAAGCCGCTTCTGCTGGACAACCCCGCGACAGCCTGGGTCGTGTACACAGGCACGATAGACGTGTTCGCCGTCCCCGTTGCCAACGGCCACGTCACCGGCACACGCCGTCACCTCTTTCGCAGCGGCGTCGGGCAGGTTCTCTTTGGTCTGGACATGCCCAGAGACACGGGAACTGAGTGGGGATTGCTGGTCAGCGGCACACCCGGCACACGTCTGCTGCAAATGCCACGCACGCGCCTCTGGCAGTTGGCAACCAGCCTGGAATACAGCAACCTGGTAAGCGCCATGCTCAATGATTGGGTCATTGGCCTTTCCCTGGGCATTGTCAAAGGGATCGTTCCCAAAGAATATGTCTTGCTCGAAACAGACGAAGAAGCAAGAGAAGTCCATCTCACCGACGAACAGGTAGCCCTGCCCAAGAAGGGCGTGTTGTGGGTTAAATGCCTGGAAGGACAGGTGCAGTTGATGGACAGGCCAGAATTGGGTTGGGTAAATGGCGATAGTTTCCTCCCCCTGACCAGCCATACATGGCTGCGCCCAGAAGACGAAGTGCGGCTACAGGTCATTGACACCGACACCTTCAGCCAACAGGACGACGGATGGCGAAGCCTGACCCATTTCCACAACCTTGTGCGCGAGGCGATCATTTACAATATCGGTGAAGAGGCGCTGGTCGAACGTAGGCGACTGGAAGAAAAAGCCACATCGCGCAAAACCATCATGGAAACGACACTGCGGCATCTGACCCTGCCTCTGACGCAAGATTACGCCGCCTTGCCCGCGGCTGTCGCCGGAGATACGCAGGAAGCCATTTTGACCGCCTGCCAGTTGGTGGGCAAAGCGATGAACCTGGACATCCAGCCCCACCCCAGAGCCGCCCGCGGCCAACCTCCCGAGATTGCGCTCAAATACATCGTCAAGGCGTCCCGCTTGCGTATGCGCGAGGTGGGGCTGCGCGACGAATGGTGGCGCACCGACAGTGGACCTTTGCTGGCGCTCACCCGCGGGCAGCGCCCCGTTGCCCTGCTGCCGACCTCCGCCCGCGGCTATGATCTGGTGGACCCGGCGGAGAACACGCGCACGCCGGTCACTCGTGAAGTAGCGGACACCCTCTCGCCAATCGCCTTTTCCTTTTATCGGCCATTCCCTAACCGCCCGCTGGCTCTGAAAGACCTGGTCAAACTGGGTTTTCAGCACAGCCGCCGCGACCTGGTATCCGTTTTCGTGCTGGGCTTGAGCATGTCTCTGTTGGCGCTGGTGACGCCCATCGCTACAGGACGCATTTTCAACGAATACATCCCAGAAGCTAACGTGAGCAATCTGGTACAGGTTGGCATTGGTCTTCTGATGTTGGCGCTGACTGTCGGCATTTTTCAGATCGCCAGGGGCGTGGCGATCCTGAGAGTACAAAGCAAAATGGATGCAGTGTTGCAAGCGGCGATCTGGGATCGTTTGCTCAGCCTGCCTACGGATTTCTTTCATCGTTATTCGGCGGGTGATCTGGGAACCCGGGCGATGGGTCTCAGCGACATCCGACGCATGTTGTCCGGCTACATTTTGACCATCATTCTAAACACGCTTTTTTCGGTCACGAATCTGGTTCTTCTGTTTTTCTATTCGACGCAGTTGGCGTTGATTGGTATTCTGCTGGTTTTGGTGGCCTTGGGGGTGACGTTGATTGCCGGCATCTACAACGTGCGCTCACAACGGGCATTGCAGGAAATTCAGGGCAAAGTTGCCGGCACAGTCCTACAACTCCTCACCGGCGTCATCAAATTTCGCGTCGCCGGGGCCGAACATCACGCCTTCTCCCTCTGGTCCAAAGGATTCGTCGAACAGAAACGACGCTACTACAAAGGACGGACCATCACCAACAATCTCGCCGCCTACAACGCCGCCTACCCCCTGATCACCTCCCTCGTCATCTTCGCCATGGTCGGGCTTTCCAGCCAGTCCACCCTCAACACAGGCAACTTTCTGGCCTTCAATCTGGCCTTTATCCAATTCTTCAATGCCTGGTTCATGTTGGGGGCCATCTTGGTACACGTCCTGGGCATTATTCCCACCTACGAGCGTATGCAGCCCATCCTGCAAGCCATGCCCGAGGTGGACGAAAGCAAGCGCGATCCCGGCGAACTGACGGGCGAAATCGAAGTCAATCACGTTTCGTTCCGCTACAAGGCTGATGGCCCCATGGTGCTGAAAGACGTCTCCATGCACATCAAGCCGGGTGAATTCGTGGCCCTGGTAGGCCCTTCCGGTTCCGGGAAGTCCACCATGCTGCGCATGTTGCTAGGCTTTGCCCAACCCGAGTCCGGCGGTATCTATTACGACAACCAGGATCTGTCTGACCTGGATTTGCAGGAGGTGCGTCGTCAAGTAGGCGTCGTGCTGCAAAACGCAACATTGATGCCCGGCGACATCTACACCAACCTGATCGGCTCGGCGCCCAATCTGACAATCGAAGATGCCTGGGAAGCCACGCGCATGGCCGGCATTGAAGAGGACATCAGCCAACTGCCTATGGGTATGCACACCGTCGTCAGTGAACGGGGCGGCAATTTCTCCGGCGGGCAGCGGCAGCGACTCCTCATTGCCCGCGCCATGATCAACAAGCCCCGCGTGTTGTTCTTTGATGAAGCCACCAGCGCCCTGGATAACCGGACCCAGGACATCGTCAGCCGCAGCCTGGAAGGGCTGAAAGCTACCCGTGTGGTCATTGCGCATCGTCTCAGCACAATTATCAACGCCGACCGCATCTACGTGTTCGACAAAGGGGAGATTATTCAGACCGGCTCCTACGCCGAATTAATGCGGCAGCCCGGACCGTTTGCCGAACTGGCCCGCCGGCAAATCGTCTAA
- a CDS encoding NHLP family bacteriocin export ABC transporter peptidase/permease/ATPase subunit produces the protein MADKTNSSRRGNLLKRWRPEQKLPKRVKTPTILQMEAVECGAAALAILMAYYGRIVSLEEARVACGVSRNGSRANNILSAARGFGFTAKGYKRSLEKLKATPGPVIIFWNFNHYVVVEGFARDKVYLNDPARGPRVVSMEEFDESFTGIVLVITPGPNFQKGGKKPSLLRGLSQRLVGSGSAVLYVFIASLCLTLLGFVVPAFSRVFIDQVLVQGLKNWVIPLLLAMGITTLMLAAFTWLQQNYLLRLETKLSIATSAHFFWHVLRLPIDFFNQRRAADVSVRVYINDRIAQLLSGELATNAINIALIVFYLVVMIQYDVVLTGVGIFIAILNIASLRYVSRRRVDASQQLLNEQGKFISTAFNGLQMIETLKATGSESDFFARWAGYQAKVVNAEQKLGVATELLAAVPPTLLSINTAAILTVGSLRVINGQLTVGELVAFQGLVLAFLLPVNWIVNLGGRLQQTGADMARIDDVLRYDVAMEAMEIAEEERTDASEQKLSGYLTIKDITFGYSRLDPPLIEGFNLTLKPGSRVALVGGSGSGKSTIAKLVAGIYEPWEGEILFDDQSRGQIPRSLLKNSLAMVDQDIYLLEGSIRQNIAMWDQTIPEINIIQAAKDASIHEDIAARSGGYDDIVAEGGINFSGGQRQRLEIARALANNPTLLIMDEATSALDPVTEKAIDDSIRRRGCTCLIVAHRLSTIRDCEEIIVMENGRVVQRGTHDKMIRVDGPYSRLIKTDESLQSAKQTVFDLL, from the coding sequence ATGGCAGATAAGACCAATTCCTCGCGGCGCGGTAACTTGCTGAAAAGATGGCGGCCGGAGCAGAAGCTGCCCAAACGGGTCAAGACGCCCACGATTCTGCAAATGGAGGCCGTGGAGTGCGGCGCGGCGGCGCTGGCGATCCTGATGGCCTATTATGGACGTATTGTCTCTCTGGAGGAAGCGCGGGTTGCCTGCGGCGTGTCGCGCAATGGCAGTCGCGCCAACAATATCCTGTCGGCAGCCCGCGGTTTTGGGTTCACGGCAAAAGGGTATAAACGCTCTCTGGAAAAGCTAAAAGCGACTCCTGGCCCGGTGATCATTTTCTGGAATTTTAATCATTATGTGGTGGTGGAAGGTTTTGCACGCGACAAGGTCTACCTCAACGACCCGGCCAGAGGCCCACGGGTGGTGTCGATGGAGGAGTTTGATGAGTCGTTTACGGGGATTGTTTTGGTGATCACCCCCGGCCCCAATTTTCAAAAAGGGGGCAAGAAGCCGTCGCTGCTAAGGGGGCTGAGCCAGCGCCTGGTGGGGTCTGGTTCCGCCGTTCTTTATGTGTTTATCGCCAGTTTGTGCCTGACGCTTTTGGGGTTTGTTGTGCCGGCATTTAGCCGCGTGTTTATCGACCAGGTCCTGGTACAGGGCCTCAAAAACTGGGTTATCCCCCTGCTATTGGCCATGGGTATCACCACCCTCATGCTCGCCGCATTTACCTGGCTGCAACAAAACTACCTCCTCCGCCTTGAAACCAAACTCTCCATCGCCACCTCCGCCCACTTCTTCTGGCACGTCTTGCGCCTGCCTATCGACTTCTTCAACCAGCGACGCGCCGCCGACGTCAGCGTGCGCGTCTACATCAACGACCGCATCGCCCAACTCCTCTCCGGCGAACTGGCAACCAACGCCATCAACATCGCCCTCATCGTCTTTTACCTCGTCGTCATGATCCAGTACGACGTCGTCCTCACCGGCGTCGGCATCTTCATCGCCATCCTGAATATCGCCTCCTTGCGCTACGTATCCCGTCGGCGCGTAGACGCCAGCCAGCAATTGCTCAACGAACAAGGCAAGTTCATCTCCACCGCCTTCAACGGCCTGCAAATGATCGAAACCTTAAAGGCGACCGGCAGCGAGTCCGATTTCTTTGCCCGTTGGGCCGGATACCAGGCCAAAGTCGTCAACGCCGAACAAAAGCTAGGCGTAGCCACCGAACTGCTCGCCGCCGTCCCCCCCACCCTCCTGTCCATTAACACCGCCGCCATTCTCACGGTGGGCAGCCTGCGCGTCATCAACGGGCAGTTAACCGTGGGCGAGTTAGTCGCCTTCCAGGGTTTGGTGCTGGCCTTCTTGCTGCCGGTGAACTGGATCGTCAATCTGGGCGGTCGCCTGCAACAAACGGGGGCGGACATGGCACGCATTGACGACGTGCTGCGCTATGACGTGGCCATGGAAGCGATGGAGATCGCCGAGGAAGAGAGGACGGACGCCAGTGAACAGAAGCTCAGTGGCTACCTGACGATTAAAGACATCACTTTTGGTTACAGCCGCCTCGACCCGCCCCTGATCGAGGGCTTCAATCTGACGCTCAAGCCTGGCTCCCGCGTGGCGCTGGTGGGCGGTTCCGGTAGTGGCAAGTCAACCATTGCGAAGCTAGTTGCCGGCATTTACGAACCCTGGGAAGGCGAAATCTTGTTTGACGACCAGTCGCGCGGCCAGATTCCCCGCTCCCTCCTCAAAAACTCCCTGGCCATGGTTGACCAGGACATCTACCTCCTCGAAGGCAGCATCCGCCAAAACATCGCCATGTGGGACCAAACCATCCCCGAAATCAACATCATCCAGGCCGCTAAAGACGCCTCCATCCACGAAGACATCGCCGCGCGTTCCGGTGGTTATGATGACATCGTGGCCGAAGGCGGCATAAACTTCAGCGGGGGGCAGCGCCAACGCCTGGAAATCGCCCGTGCCCTCGCCAACAACCCCACCCTCCTCATCATGGATGAAGCCACCAGCGCCCTGGACCCCGTCACCGAAAAAGCCATTGACGACAGCATCCGCCGCCGCGGCTGCACTTGCCTTATCGTCGCCCATCGCCTCAGCACCATCCGCGACTGCGAAGAAATCATCGTCATGGAAAACGGCAGAGTTGTGCAGCGCGGCACGCACGACAAAATGATCCGCGTGGACGGCCCCTATTCACGCCTGATCAAGACAGACGAATCCCTGCAATCAGCAAAACAAACGGTCTTTGACCTTCTGTAA
- a CDS encoding SDR family oxidoreductase, which translates to MMRLENKVIIVTGGANGIGRRYCQRMVAEGARVLIADIDLDAAMELEAELNADKDEPCARALRVDVTSEENTAEMAQVAIDAFGRIDVLVNNAGTYPHVEFDDITYDAWRKVITINLDSMYLCSKAVLPQMKKQGGGKIINVATDLVWVGLPGMVHYISAKSGVIGFTRSLAREMGEHNITVNAMAPGAVIPQIDNLSKIARIRIDSIVGHQALKRPLQAEDLVGPMVFLCSADSNFISGQILSVDGGLTNH; encoded by the coding sequence ATCATGCGACTCGAAAACAAAGTGATTATTGTGACAGGGGGAGCCAACGGGATCGGCCGGCGCTATTGTCAGCGCATGGTCGCCGAGGGCGCCCGAGTGCTTATCGCGGACATCGACCTGGACGCGGCAATGGAACTAGAGGCGGAACTGAACGCCGACAAAGATGAGCCTTGTGCCCGCGCGCTCCGCGTTGACGTGACTTCGGAAGAAAATACGGCCGAAATGGCCCAGGTGGCGATTGATGCTTTCGGGCGGATTGATGTGTTGGTGAATAATGCCGGCACATATCCCCACGTCGAATTCGACGACATCACCTACGACGCCTGGCGTAAAGTCATCACCATCAATCTGGACAGCATGTACCTGTGCAGCAAAGCCGTGCTGCCCCAAATGAAAAAACAAGGCGGCGGCAAAATCATCAACGTCGCCACCGACCTCGTCTGGGTCGGCCTACCGGGGATGGTTCACTACATCTCCGCCAAATCCGGCGTCATCGGCTTCACGCGCTCCCTCGCGCGCGAAATGGGCGAACACAACATCACCGTCAACGCCATGGCCCCCGGCGCCGTCATCCCGCAAATAGACAACTTGAGCAAAATCGCTCGTATCCGCATCGACTCCATCGTCGGGCATCAAGCCCTCAAACGCCCCTTGCAGGCGGAAGACCTGGTAGGTCCCATGGTCTTCCTCTGCTCCGCTGATTCCAACTTCATCAGCGGGCAGATTCTGTCTGTAGATGGCGGCCTCACCAACCACTAA
- a CDS encoding alpha/beta hydrolase, translated as MSEPELIEFGQGLAARVAPGPGEKVLWIHGYTIDSTVWGDLWRQLPAWYHIGMDLPGHGASVPLSNFPSLAMLGQTIGRLALEHGVRHIIALSFGTLIALQVAIEFPDAFASLILGAPTMGAGPQDPFARIRYREMLELYWQKGLGPHMTELWMRFPPDLFKGAAHRPALWRQLQTLVNRHTWAELRDPVMRGFSAHPQTPADLRQITAATLIMVGDEEMPAFKYSAELIRRDIPTAEVVFLPQTGHLCMLEEPVLSGEKIASHLQKHKA; from the coding sequence GTGAGTGAGCCAGAACTGATCGAATTTGGACAGGGCCTTGCGGCTCGTGTCGCGCCCGGACCGGGCGAAAAAGTACTGTGGATCCATGGGTACACCATTGACTCCACCGTTTGGGGCGATTTGTGGCGGCAATTGCCGGCATGGTATCACATCGGAATGGACCTGCCCGGACACGGCGCATCCGTTCCCCTGTCTAACTTTCCTTCCCTGGCGATGCTGGGGCAGACGATAGGGCGGCTGGCACTAGAACACGGTGTGCGCCACATCATTGCCCTCTCGTTTGGCACCTTGATTGCCCTCCAGGTTGCTATTGAATTCCCCGACGCCTTTGCATCCCTGATTTTGGGCGCGCCCACCATGGGCGCGGGGCCACAAGACCCGTTTGCCCGCATACGCTACCGTGAAATGCTGGAGCTTTACTGGCAAAAGGGGCTTGGCCCACACATGACCGAATTGTGGATGCGCTTTCCCCCAGACCTCTTCAAGGGAGCCGCCCACCGTCCTGCGTTGTGGCGGCAACTGCAAACGCTGGTCAATCGCCATACATGGGCGGAATTGCGGGACCCGGTAATGCGCGGCTTTTCGGCGCACCCACAGACGCCGGCAGACTTGCGCCAGATTACGGCGGCAACACTGATCATGGTGGGGGATGAGGAAATGCCGGCATTCAAATACAGTGCGGAATTAATCCGGCGAGACATACCAACCGCCGAGGTAGTTTTCCTGCCTCAGACAGGTCATCTCTGCATGTTGGAAGAGCCGGTTCTTTCAGGCGAGAAAATTGCTTCTCACCTTCAAAAACACAAAGCCTAA